One window of Nicotiana tomentosiformis chromosome 11, ASM39032v3, whole genome shotgun sequence genomic DNA carries:
- the LOC138901315 gene encoding uncharacterized protein translates to MRDHMQAEDYKLWDIITDGSLPTLKKNAEGEDVPKTRTDCNAEDLKKLETNAKSKKWLVCGLGPDEYSQIQGCSTAKKIWDTLQVVHDETTQVKRSRGTLLFSQYENFAMRDGETIQEMYTRFTTLTNELKSLGKINPEDGRVEKILTRVLPITWKSKITTIQESKNIATLLLDESIGNLKAYELRRRTMKMDVSKKERSLALRIAEGSDLEDDEMEMITKDFKKYLIRGKGSSRSGSYNKAKAPEKQANDRCYKCGKTDHIIKERKSCMKEPEEGTCSSQVRQQQRINQGNGCCLEG, encoded by the coding sequence atgagagatcacatgcAGGCAGAAGACTACAAGCTGTGGGATATAATTACTGATGGTTCACTGCCTACTTTGAAGAAAAATGCCGAAGGAGAagatgtgccaaagacaagaACTGATTGCAATGCTGAGGACTTGAAGAAGTTGGAGACGAATGCCAAATCCAAGAAATGGCTTgtgtgtggacttggtccagatgagtatAGCCAAATCCAAGGCTGCTCCACTGCCAAGAAAATATGGGACACACTACAAGTAGTCCATGACGAAACAACTCAAGTAAAAAGATCAAGAGGAACCTTGTTGTTTTCTCAATATGAAAACTTTGCCATGAGAGATGGAGAAACCATTCAGGAaatgtacacaaggttcactacattgACAAATGAACTAAAGTCTCTTGGAAAGATTAATCCTGAAGATGGGAGGGTTGAGAAGATACTAACTAGGGTTTTACCAATCACATGGAAAAGTAAGATCACtaccattcaggaatcaaagaatattgctacACTTCTGTTGGACGAGTCGATTGGAAATCTCAaggcttatgaacttagaaggcgaACTATGAAAATGGATGTGTCTAAGAAGGAAAGGAGTCTGGCACTCAGAATCGCTGAAGGTtctgacttggaagatgatgaaatggaaaTGATTACcaaagacttcaagaagtacctaataagaggaaagggttcttcaagaagtggaagctacaaCAAGGCAAAAGCTCCAGAGAAGCAGGCTAATGATAGATGCTATAAATGTGGAAAGACTGATCACATAATCAAAGAAAGAAAGAGCTGCATGAAGGAACCGGAAGAAGGAACATGTTCATCCCAAGTAAGgcaacaacaaaggatcaaccaaggcaATGGTTGCTGCTTGGAGGGATAA